One window from the genome of Nicotiana sylvestris chromosome 9, ASM39365v2, whole genome shotgun sequence encodes:
- the LOC138877847 gene encoding uncharacterized protein, with product MAIDMNIQEWLVLRDSDLLIHQELRKSVAKTKFQHVPRVQNEFVDALATLLSMMQHLNKNFIDPILVKIYDQPACYAHVKEESDGKPWFHDIKEYLANREYPEFANTTQKRTLRRLSNNFFHSGEILYRRTPDLGLLRCVDAKEAFKLLEKIHVGTCSPHMNGFVLAKKIL from the exons atggccattgacatgaacatccaagagtggCTAGTACTGAGGGATTCAgatttgcttatacatcag gaattgagaaagagtgTCGCAAAGacaaagttccagcatgttcctagagtccagaatgagtttgtcgatgcattggctaccctattaTCCATGATGCAGCATCtaaacaagaacttcattgatcccattctggtaaagatctatgatcagccagcttgcTATGCTCATGTCAAAGAAGAatcagatggaaagccttggtttcatgatatcaaggaatatttggcaaacaGAGAATACCCAGAATTTGCGAacactactcagaagcgcacacttcgaaggctgtctaacaatttctttcatagcggagaaatcttgtataggaggactccggatttgggattactaaggtgtgttgacgcaaaggaagcattcAAGCTACTAGAGAAAATTCACGTTGGGACCtgcagtccacatatgaatggctttgtcttagcaaagaagatactctga